One segment of Dermochelys coriacea isolate rDerCor1 chromosome 5, rDerCor1.pri.v4, whole genome shotgun sequence DNA contains the following:
- the C5H18orf25 gene encoding uncharacterized protein C18orf25 homolog isoform X2, translating to MKMEAVGKVEERIDSEVSPKLSEKQEAAPGEDGPIELDTCAHKDGVPIVADSVVLSSMPCLLMELRRDSSESQLASTESDKPTAGQIYESDSSNHCMLSPSSSGHLADSDTLSSAEENEPCQAEAPVEGDPSGVSGAAAGRKSRRSRSESETSTMAAKKNRQSSDKQNGRVTKVKGHRSQKHKERIRLLRQKREAAARKKYNLLQDSSTSDSDLTCDSSTSSSEDDEEVSGSSKTITAEIPAGYSRAGGSGGATREIPGLLDRGTVWDRNCIGNVLEEAMNCFAEMQRQTEEKFRMWIEKLTRLDTDEESKQQLEPREPKMQLVGQRIPPTTQSGAYSQMPDSQVLPQQSFNSYVSYQNVDTTLEFPATFNNNFPAVFPENGNIAEHDLNQSKT from the exons ATGAAGATGGAGGCAGTGGGAAAAGTAGAAGAACGTATTGACTCAGAAGTCTCACCAAAACTCTCTGAAAAACAAGAGGCAGCTCCTGGTGAAGATGGACCTATAGAACTAGACACGTGTGCTCACAAAGATGGTGTGCCCATTGTAGCAGATTCTGTGGTGCTCTCCTCAATGCCGTGCTTACTGATGGAACTGAGACGGGACTCCTCAGAGTCTCAGTTAGCATCAACAGAGAGTGATAAGCCAACAGCAGGCCAAATTTATGAGAGTGACTCTTCTAATCACTGCATGCTTTCCCCTTCTTCTAGTGGGCATTTGGCTGATTCAGATACGCTGTCTTCCGCAGAAGAGAATGAGCCCTGTCAGGCTGAAGCTCCTGTAGAGGGAGACCCTTCTGGAGtttctggggctgcagctgggagaaaATCCAGACGGTCCAGGTCTGAAAGTGAAACATCAACTATGGCTGCCAAGAAAAATCGACAGTCTAGTGATAAGCAGAATGGACGAGTCACCAAGGTAAAAGGTCATCGGAGCCAAAAGCACAAAGAAAGAATCCGGTTATTAAGACAAAAACGGGAGGCAGCTGCTCGCAAGAAATACAATCTGCTGCAGGACAGCAGTACCAGTGATAGTGACCTGACCTGTGACTCAAGCACGAGTTCCTCAGAAGATGATGAAGAGGTTTCAGGGAGCAGCAAGACAATCACGGCAGAGATACCAG CTGGCTACAGTCGTGCTGGGGGATCTGGAGGAGCGACCAGGGAAATTCCAGGATTGCTTGACAGGGGCACCGTATGGGATAGGAACTGCATAGGCAATGTCCTGGAAGAGGCCATGAACTGCTTTGCCGAGATGCAGAGGCAGACAGAGGAGAAATTTCGCATGTGGATAGAAAAGCTAACTCGTCTTGACACAGATGAAGAAAGCAAGCAACAACTGGAGCCCAGGGAACCTAAAATGCAACTAGTTGGCCAAAGAATTCCCCCTACCACACAGTCAGGGGCATACTCGCAGATGCCTGATAGCCAAGTACTTCCCCAGCAGTCCTTTAATTCTTATGTGAGCTATCAAAATGTTGACACTACATTAGAGTTTCCAGCGACTTTTAATAACAATTTTCCAGCTGTGTTTCCAGAGAATGGGAATATTGCCGagcatgatttaaatcaatcaaaAACTTAG